A genomic window from Lotus japonicus ecotype B-129 chromosome 1, LjGifu_v1.2 includes:
- the LOC130731475 gene encoding la-related protein 6B, with product MAQESLSETPDILPDPSLSRSLSFSRLNAQAPEYVPTRPTARADLLQPRLIVPPPTSPFHLPIQGHVPVVQVQNHHHLTHQVHYRSHHHPQQYYVSSDSGLQQVQQSQVDPDHPPSSKTKLSDEAGQKILNQVEYYFSDLNLATTDHLMRFINKDPEGFVPISVVASFKKIKAHITSHSQLATVLRNSSKLVVSEDGKKIKRQCPLTESDIEELQSRIVVAENLPEDHCHQNLMKVFSAVGSVKTIRTCPPQTTNSGASSASRLGKVDGMPLSNKLHAFIEYESVELAERAVAELNDEGNWRSGLRVRLMLRRVSKPAQGRGKKGLDVEVGCEEDHTSVPELQADDKQLEDASIPEIQPHEHVGEEHGYDKESGRRKGRSRGRAKGRGRVHCHQNNRVNHLGTPSSHNSILTDQVVAKQPPGPRMPDGTRGFSMGRGKPISVNIV from the exons ATGGCTCAAGAGTCACTGTCAGAAACCCCAGATATCTTGCCAGATCCATCTCTTTCGAGGAGCCTTTCTTTTAGCCGGCTCAACGCACAGGCACCGGAATATGTGCCCACTCGACCCACCGCACGGGCCGATTTGCTACAGCCTAGGCTTATAGTACCACCCCCGACGTCACCGTTCCATTTACCGATTCAAGGTCATGTGCCAGTCGTCCAGGTCCAAAATCACCATCATCTTACACATCAGGTTCACTACCGGTCTCATCATCACCCGCAACAATATTATGTTAGTTCTGATTCTGGTCTGCAGCAAGTTCAGCAGTCTCAAGTTGACCCAGATCACCCTCCTTCTTCCAAAACTAAGCTGTCCGATGAAGCTGGTCAGAAAATTTTGAATCAG GTGGAGTATTATTTCAGTGATTTAAACTTAGCTACTACTGATCATCTGATGAGGTTCATCAACAAAGATCCAGAAGGTTTTG TGCCGATATCTGTTGTTGCATCTTTCAAGAAGATTAAGGCCCATATAACCAGTCACTCCCAACTTGCAACTGTTTTGAGGAACTCATCAAAGCTT GTAGTTAGTGAAGATGGAAAGAAAATCAAACGCCAATGTCCCCTCACTGAGTCTGATATAGAAGAGCTACAA tCTCGCATTGTTGTCGCTGAGAACTTACCTGAGGATCATTGCCATCAGAATCTTATGAAAGTTTTTTCAGCTGTTGGGAG TGTGAAGACTATCCGTACCTGTCCACCTCAAACTACGAATAGTGGGGCTTCATCTGCTTCAAGATTGGGAAAAGTTGATGGCATGCCTTTATCAAACAAG TTGCATGCATTTATTGAATATGAATCTGTTGAGCTGGCTGAGAGAGCT GTTGCTGAGCTGAATGATGAGGGAAACTGGCGGAGTGGCCTCCGGGTTCGTCTAATGCTTAGACGCGTG TCAAAACCTGCTCAAGGTCGGGGGAAAAAGGGGCTTGATGTTGAAGTTGGCTGTGAGGAGGATCACACTTCTGTGCCTGAGCTGCAGGCAGATGATAAACAATTAGAAGATGCTTCCATTCCTGAGATTCAGCCGCATGAGCATGTG GGAGAAGAGCATGGTTATGACAAAGAGAGTGGGCGGAGGAAAGGGCGTAGCAGGGGCCGGGCTAAGGGACGTGGTCGAGTTCATTGTCATCAAAATAATCGTGTGAATCACTTGGGAACACCCTCTTcacataattcaattttaactgATCAAGTCGTTGCCAAGCAACCTCCTGGGCCACGCATGCCAGATGGTACAAGAGGATTTTCGATGGGTCGGGGGAAGCCGATAAGTGTTAATATTGTTTAA
- the LOC130731477 gene encoding pyruvate dehydrogenase E1 component subunit beta, mitochondrial: protein MWGVTRLKTIRPAFSSLRQFSSVAKEMTVREALNSALDEEMSADPKVFLMGEEVGEYQGAYKITKGLLEKYGPERVLDTPITEAGFTGIGVGAAYYGLRPVVEFMTFNFSMQAIDHIINSAAKSNYMSAGQINVPIVFRGPNGAAAGVGAQHSQCYASWYGSCPGLKVLSPYSSEDARGLLKAAIRDPDPVVFLENELLYGESFPVSAEVLDSSFCLPIGKAKIEREGKDVTITAFSKMVGYALKAAEILAKEGISAEVINLRSIRPLDRSTINTSVRKTNRLVTVEEGFPQHGVGAEICTSVIEESFGYLDAPVERIAGADVPMPYAANLERMAVPQVEDIVRAAKRACYRSVPLAAAA, encoded by the exons ATGTGGGGTGTTACAAGGCTCAAG ACTATCCGCCCTGCTTTCTCTTCACTCAGACAATTCTCTTCCGTCGCCAAAGAG ATGACAGTGAGAGAGGCTCTCAACTCCGCACTTGATGAGGAAATGTCAGCAGATCCTAAAGTCTTCTTGATGGGTGAAGAG GTTGGAGAATATCAGGGTGCATACAAG ATAACCAAGGGTCTGTTGGAGAAGTATGGCCCTGAGAGGGTTCTTGATACTCCAATCActgag GCTGGGTTTACTGGGATTGGAGTTGGCGCTGCTTACTATGGTCTAAGACCTGTCGTGGAGTTTATGACATTTAACTTCTCCATGCAG GCAATAGATCACATTATTAATTCTGCTGCAAAATCAAACTACATGTCTGCTGGGCAAATAAATGTACCTATTGTCTTTAGAGGACCCAATGGTGCTGCTGCTGGGGTTGGTGCTCAACACTCTCAG TGTTATGCATCTTGGTATGGCTCTTGCCCTGGGTTGAAAGTGCTATCACCATACTCATCTGAAGATGCTCGTGGTTTGCTTAAAGCAGCTATAAGGGACCCTGATCCTGTAGTTTTCCTTGAAAATGAGTTGTT ATACGGTGAGTCTTTCCCAGTTTCGGCCGAAGTTCTTGATTCCAGTTTTTGCCTTCCCATAGGAAAAGCAAAG ATTGAGAgagaaggaaaagatgttactaTTACAGCCTTTTCAAAAATGGTTGGTTATGCTCTCAAG GCTGCTGAGATACTAGCCAAGGAAGGAATCAGTGCCGAG GTTATCAATTTGCGTTCGATCCGGCCGCTTGATCGATCCACAATCAATACTTCTGTCAGGAAAACCAACAGACTGGTGACAGTTGAGGAGGGGTTTCCTCAGCATGGTGTTGGTGCTGAAATCTG CACATCTGTCATTGAAGAGAGTTTTGGTTATCTTGATGCACCGGTTGAGAGAATTGCTGGGGCTGATGTTCCCATGCCTTATGCAGCAAATCTGGAGAGGATGGCTGTTCCACAG GTTGAAGATATTGTTCGTGCTGCAAAAAGAGCATGCTACAGATCTGTGCCTTTGGCTGCAGCTGCTTGA